One window from the genome of Solea solea chromosome 2, fSolSol10.1, whole genome shotgun sequence encodes:
- the nxph2a gene encoding neurexophilin-2 gives MRALQTLLLLSVLHQVTCRKVHGGATELTEWADGHNEQKISPTGVSPRILNPLRLFARGSPGFKSNMREITYLQNMEDFWDWLSNQTDVQGAQARTKRRPIVKTGKFKKMFGWGDFHSNIKTVKLNLLITGKIVDHGNGTFSVYFRHNSTGLGNVSVSLVPPSKVVEFEIAQQSTLENKDTKSFNCRIEYEKTDRNKKTAMCNFDQSKMCYQEQTQSHVSWLCSKPFKVICIYIAFYSVDYKLVQKVCPDYNYHSDTPYSSTG, from the coding sequence GTCACATGCAGAAAGGTGCATGGCGGAGCCACAGAGCTCACCGAGTGGGCAGACGGCCATAATGAGCAGAAGATCTCTCCCACGGGGGTCAGCCCACGGATCCTCAACCCCTTGCGCTTGTTTGCCAGGGGCTCCCCGGGGTTCAAGAGCAACATGAGGGAAATAACATATTTACAGAACATGGAGGACTTTTGGGACTGGTTATCCAACCAGACAGATGTTCAGGGCGCACAGGCCAGAACTAAACGAAGGCCCATCGTCAAGACTGGCAAGTTCAAAAAGATGTTCGGGTGGGGGGATTTCCACTCCAACATCAAGACGGTCAAACTCAACCTGCTGATCACAGGAAAGATCGTGGACCACGGGAACGGAACTTTCAGCGTCTACTTCCGCCACAACTCCACGGGCCTGGGGAACGTGTCCGTCAGCTTGGTGCCGCCGTCCAAGGTGGTGGAGTTCGAGATCGCCCAGCAATCCACGCTGGAGAACAAAGACACCAAATCCTTCAACTGCCGCATTGAGTACGAGAAGACGGACCGCAACAAGAAGACTGCCATGTGCAACTTTGACCAGTCCAAGATGTGCTATCAGGAACAGACGCAGAGCCACGTGTCCTGGCTCTGCTCGAAACCCTTTAAAGTCATATGCATCTATATAGCCTTTTACAGCGTAGACTATAAACTGGTGCAAAAGGTATGCCCTGACTACAACTACCATAGCGACACACCGTACTCCTCCACAGGATGA